The Coffea arabica cultivar ET-39 chromosome 3c, Coffea Arabica ET-39 HiFi, whole genome shotgun sequence genome contains a region encoding:
- the LOC113700936 gene encoding uncharacterized protein: MDSVANDLTNITANINNISMLNDTNFKSWKENLLIVLGVMDLDLALRNDSSPPLTDQSTSDEKRNNERWERSNRLCLMIIKKAVPEAFRGTMSETTVTAKEFIQDIEKRFVQNEKTEVSTLLTCLVSMKYSGKGNIREYIMEMSHLTSKLNALKLKLSEELLVHLILISLPTQFSQFKVSYNCQKETWSLNELISHCVEEEERLKQE, translated from the exons ATGGATTCAG TTGCAAATGATCTTACAAATATTACTGCCAACATCAATAACATTTCAATGTTGAATGACACAAACTTCAAGTCttggaaagaaaacctcttGATAGTACTTGGAGTAATGGATCTCGACCTTGCGTTAAGGAATGATTCTTCCCCACCTCTTACAGATCAGAGTACCTCTgatgaaaagagaaataatGAGAGGTGGGAGAGATCAAATCGCTTGTGTCTGATGATCATTAAAAAGGCCGTTCCAGAAGCATTCAGGGGAACAATGTCAGAAACGACTGTAACCGCTAAAGAGTTCATTCAGGACATTGAAAAAAGGTTTGTCCAGAACGAAAAGACTGAAGTTAGTACGCTCTTGACATGCCTAGTTTCAATGAAATATAGTGGTAAAGGCAATATCAGAGAGTACATCATGGAGATGTCTCATCTTACTTCGAAATTGAATGCACTTAAGTTGAAACTCTCTGAAGAGTTATTAGTGCATTTGATTCTAATATCTCTTCCTACACAATTTAGCCAGTTTAAGGTGAGTTACAATTGTCAAAAGGAGACTTGGTCTCTAAATGAACTCATCTCACACTGTGTAGAGGAAGAGGAAAGGTTGAAGCAAGAGTAG